From a region of the Rathayibacter sp. VKM Ac-2804 genome:
- a CDS encoding TraR/DksA C4-type zinc finger protein: MTRDPNERRLLDALLASRQAEARREAERLDESLRELLLDRADGTADDEHDPEGTPLSAEWSRMAGVRDALARTERDLVAARTRLAAGDYGDCAHCGLPIGAARLEARPTADLCIACARAAESRRR; encoded by the coding sequence ATGACGAGGGATCCGAACGAGCGGCGCCTCCTCGACGCGCTCCTCGCCTCGCGGCAGGCCGAGGCCCGCCGCGAGGCGGAGCGGCTGGACGAGTCCCTCCGCGAGCTCCTCCTCGACCGCGCCGACGGCACCGCCGACGACGAGCACGACCCGGAGGGCACCCCGCTCTCCGCGGAGTGGTCGCGGATGGCCGGGGTGCGCGACGCCCTCGCCCGCACCGAGCGCGACCTCGTCGCCGCCCGCACGCGCCTCGCCGCCGGCGACTACGGCGACTGCGCCCACTGCGGCCTCCCGATCGGTGCCGCCCGCCTCGAGGCCCGCCCCACGGCCGACCTCTGCATCGCCTGCGCCCGCGCCGCCGAGTCCCGCCGCCGCTGA
- a CDS encoding MDR family oxidoreductase has translation MFRAVVVEQHSSSDTESPNRARLTERDDPDRSHGDVTLAVEYSSVNYKDALALAGRPGVVRRTPLIAGIDVVGTVEYADGAAAERFDSGDRVVLNGAGLGERFDGGLTERARVDSASLLRIPGAISSARAGAIGTAGFTAMLAVLALERHGVRPGDGPVLVTGASGGVGSIAVAVLSKLGHEVVAATGRADEHGELLRRLGATEVLDRAELSEKGKPLQSERWAGAVDSAGSHTLANALAQTRWGGTVAACGLAQGGDLPATVMPFILRGVTLAGINSVEAPRKLREEAWRRLAHDLDLELLDGLTATVPLAGAIDAGADLLAGRAHGRTLVDVRS, from the coding sequence ATGTTCCGAGCCGTCGTCGTCGAGCAGCACTCCTCCTCCGACACCGAGTCCCCGAATCGCGCACGACTGACCGAGCGGGACGATCCCGACCGCTCGCACGGGGACGTGACCCTCGCCGTCGAGTACTCGAGCGTGAACTACAAGGACGCGCTCGCGCTCGCCGGCCGCCCCGGCGTGGTGCGCCGCACCCCGCTCATCGCGGGCATCGACGTCGTCGGCACCGTCGAGTACGCCGACGGCGCCGCGGCCGAGCGCTTCGACTCCGGCGACCGGGTGGTGCTCAACGGCGCCGGCCTCGGCGAGCGCTTCGACGGCGGACTCACCGAGCGGGCGCGGGTCGACTCCGCCTCGCTGCTGCGCATCCCCGGCGCGATCTCCTCCGCCCGGGCCGGCGCGATCGGCACCGCGGGCTTCACCGCGATGCTCGCCGTCCTCGCCCTCGAGCGCCACGGCGTCCGCCCCGGCGACGGACCGGTGCTGGTCACCGGCGCCTCGGGCGGCGTGGGCTCGATCGCCGTCGCCGTCCTCTCGAAGCTCGGCCACGAGGTCGTCGCGGCGACCGGCCGCGCGGACGAGCACGGCGAGCTGCTCCGCCGCCTCGGCGCGACGGAGGTCCTCGACCGGGCCGAGCTGTCCGAGAAGGGCAAGCCGCTGCAATCCGAGCGCTGGGCCGGCGCGGTCGACTCGGCCGGCTCGCACACCCTCGCCAACGCGCTCGCGCAGACCCGCTGGGGCGGCACCGTCGCCGCCTGCGGTCTCGCCCAGGGCGGCGACCTGCCCGCGACGGTGATGCCGTTCATCCTGCGCGGCGTGACGCTGGCGGGCATCAACTCGGTGGAGGCGCCACGGAAGCTGCGCGAGGAGGCCTGGCGCCGGCTCGCGCACGACCTCGACCTGGAGCTGCTCGACGGGCTGACCGCGACGGTTCCGCTCGCGGGCGCGATCGACGCCGGGGCGGACCTGCTCGCCGGGCGCGCCCACGGGCGCACGCTGGTCGACGTCCGGAGCTGA
- a CDS encoding isocitrate lyase/phosphoenolpyruvate mutase family protein yields MSIEARGRTLVDLHTAPELLSVVNVWDVVSATTIAALPETRALATASHSIAATFGYPDGEQIPLDLHLSMIERIVAAVEVPVSADLEAGYGDAGETIRRAIEIGVVGANLEDQAKPLADALRSVEKAVAAAEEEAVPFALNARTDVFLRAGDRDRGEVLADAIERGRAYLDAGATCFFVPGLLQDAELEGLVSALGRQRVSVIGVPDSQSPAGFEELGLARVSYGPWTQRVALTALQDAASALYAGGALPEGTRPLN; encoded by the coding sequence ATGAGCATCGAAGCGCGCGGACGCACCCTCGTCGACCTCCACACCGCCCCCGAGCTGCTGAGCGTGGTGAACGTCTGGGACGTGGTCTCGGCCACCACGATCGCCGCCCTCCCCGAGACGCGGGCGCTCGCGACGGCCAGCCACTCCATCGCGGCGACCTTCGGCTACCCGGACGGCGAGCAGATCCCGCTCGACCTGCACCTGAGCATGATCGAGCGGATCGTCGCCGCGGTCGAGGTCCCCGTCTCGGCCGATCTCGAGGCCGGCTACGGCGACGCGGGCGAGACGATCCGCCGCGCGATCGAGATCGGCGTCGTCGGTGCGAACCTCGAGGATCAGGCGAAGCCGCTCGCCGACGCGCTGCGCTCGGTCGAGAAGGCGGTCGCCGCAGCCGAGGAGGAGGCCGTGCCCTTCGCTCTGAACGCCCGCACCGACGTCTTCCTCCGCGCCGGCGACCGCGACCGCGGCGAGGTCCTCGCCGACGCGATCGAGCGCGGTCGCGCCTACCTCGATGCGGGAGCGACCTGCTTCTTCGTCCCCGGACTGCTGCAGGACGCGGAGCTCGAGGGCCTGGTGTCGGCCCTCGGCCGCCAGCGGGTCAGCGTGATCGGCGTCCCCGACTCCCAGTCGCCCGCGGGATTCGAGGAGCTCGGCCTCGCCCGCGTCTCCTACGGACCGTGGACGCAGCGCGTGGCGCTGACCGCCCTGCAGGACGCGGCGTCCGCCCTCTACGCCGGCGGCGCGCTGCCCGAGGGCACCCGGCCGCTGAACTGA
- a CDS encoding rhodanese-related sulfurtransferase yields MLPKILLFYRFVPLADPESVRLWQRELAEHLGLRGRVLLSKDGVNGTLGGEMGALKRWVRRTREHSAFRGLEVKWSDGTGLDDEGRSVDFPGLSVKVREEIVSFGAPEELRVDATGVVGTGTRLAPDELDALVAEREDVVFFDGRNAFEAEIGRFDGAIVPGVASTREFVEQLDSGAYDHLKGRPVVTYCTGGIRCEVLSSLMLARGFGEVYQLDGGVVRYQEARRDTGLWRGALYVFDGRGSLTFSPDAEVLGRCSVCAEPTSRMRNCTDPGCREQLVVCDACGTASCAAHGGDVAERATVLG; encoded by the coding sequence GTGCTGCCGAAGATCCTGCTGTTCTACCGCTTCGTGCCGCTCGCCGACCCCGAGTCCGTCCGGCTCTGGCAGCGCGAGCTCGCCGAGCACCTCGGCCTGCGCGGCCGGGTCCTGCTCTCGAAGGACGGCGTCAACGGCACCCTCGGCGGCGAGATGGGCGCGCTCAAGCGCTGGGTCCGCCGCACCCGCGAGCACTCCGCCTTCCGCGGCCTCGAGGTGAAGTGGAGCGACGGCACGGGCCTCGACGACGAGGGCCGCAGCGTCGACTTCCCCGGGCTGTCGGTGAAGGTGCGTGAGGAGATCGTGTCGTTCGGGGCGCCCGAGGAGCTGCGCGTGGACGCGACGGGCGTCGTCGGCACCGGCACCCGGCTCGCCCCCGACGAGCTCGACGCCCTGGTCGCCGAGCGGGAGGACGTGGTCTTCTTCGACGGCCGCAACGCCTTCGAGGCCGAGATCGGCCGCTTCGACGGCGCGATCGTGCCCGGGGTCGCCAGCACCCGCGAGTTCGTCGAGCAGCTCGACTCCGGCGCCTACGACCACCTCAAGGGCCGGCCGGTCGTCACCTACTGCACCGGCGGCATCCGCTGCGAGGTGCTCTCGAGCCTGATGCTCGCGCGCGGCTTCGGCGAGGTGTACCAGCTCGACGGCGGTGTCGTCCGCTACCAGGAGGCCCGCCGCGACACGGGGCTCTGGCGCGGCGCGCTCTACGTCTTCGACGGGCGCGGCTCGCTGACCTTCTCCCCCGACGCCGAGGTGCTCGGCCGCTGCAGCGTCTGCGCCGAGCCGACGAGCCGGATGCGCAACTGCACCGATCCCGGCTGCCGGGAGCAGCTCGTGGTCTGCGACGCCTGCGGCACCGCGTCCTGCGCGGCGCACGGCGGGGACGTCGCGGAGCGGGCTACGGTGCTCGGATGA
- a CDS encoding YitT family protein — translation MTDAPLPVPHSRFEDVFGLVTGAFVVSLGLFLLRASEAVTGGTAGLALLLGYAAPIPFGVILVVVNLPFLALSLWKKGWRFTLRTMFSIVLVSLLAGLHPLAFGTIRIDPVYGVLTGDVLAGIGLLILFRHGSSLGGFSILALLAQERLGWRAGYVMMALDACVVVAALLVVPPLNVLISAAGVVVLNLVLAFNHRPGRYLGS, via the coding sequence GTGACCGACGCCCCTCTCCCCGTGCCGCACAGCCGCTTCGAGGACGTCTTCGGACTCGTGACGGGGGCGTTCGTCGTCTCGCTCGGTCTGTTCCTGCTCCGCGCGAGCGAGGCGGTCACCGGCGGCACCGCGGGGCTGGCGCTGCTGCTGGGCTACGCGGCGCCGATCCCGTTCGGCGTGATCCTCGTCGTGGTCAACCTGCCGTTCCTGGCGCTCTCGCTCTGGAAGAAGGGCTGGCGCTTCACCCTGCGGACGATGTTCTCGATCGTGCTGGTCTCGCTGCTGGCGGGCCTGCATCCGCTCGCGTTCGGCACGATCCGGATCGATCCGGTCTACGGCGTGCTCACCGGCGACGTGCTCGCGGGGATCGGCCTGCTGATCCTCTTCCGGCACGGCTCGAGCCTGGGCGGCTTCAGCATCCTCGCTCTGCTCGCGCAGGAGCGGCTGGGCTGGCGGGCCGGCTACGTGATGATGGCGCTCGACGCCTGCGTCGTCGTGGCGGCGCTGCTCGTCGTGCCGCCGCTGAACGTGCTGATCTCGGCGGCCGGCGTCGTGGTGCTCAACCTCGTGCTCGCCTTCAACCACCGGCCGGGGCGCTACCTCGGTTCGTGA
- a CDS encoding YbhB/YbcL family Raf kinase inhibitor-like protein: MSDWNYDPYARLGEVPTFTLESDDIRDGAALAPRHYGEGSGGEDVSPQLRWSGAPAETKSFAVTVFDPDAPTGSGFWHWAVYNLPADTTELPTGAGAAGFELLPAGAQTLPNEMRLRQFIGAAPPDREHRYFFVVHALDVEELELDPESTPAILGFNVHFHTLARAVLVATATPDGAKG, from the coding sequence ATGTCCGACTGGAACTACGACCCCTACGCCCGCCTCGGCGAGGTGCCGACCTTCACCCTCGAGAGCGACGACATCAGAGACGGTGCGGCGCTGGCCCCCCGCCACTACGGCGAGGGCTCGGGCGGCGAGGACGTCTCGCCGCAGCTGCGCTGGTCGGGGGCGCCCGCGGAGACGAAGAGCTTCGCGGTGACCGTCTTCGACCCCGACGCGCCGACCGGTTCTGGCTTCTGGCACTGGGCGGTGTACAACCTGCCCGCCGACACCACCGAGCTGCCCACCGGCGCCGGAGCGGCCGGCTTCGAGCTGCTGCCCGCGGGCGCGCAGACCCTGCCGAACGAGATGCGGCTGCGCCAGTTCATCGGAGCGGCGCCGCCGGACCGCGAGCACCGCTACTTCTTCGTCGTGCACGCGCTCGACGTCGAGGAGCTCGAGCTCGACCCGGAGTCGACGCCGGCGATCCTCGGCTTCAACGTGCACTTCCACACGCTGGCGCGCGCGGTGCTCGTCGCGACGGCGACGCCGGACGGCGCGAAGGGCTGA
- a CDS encoding 6-phosphofructokinase: protein MKIGILTSGGDCPGLNAVIRGAVYKGIKVYDQEFVGFRNGWRGVVDGDLLPLGRPEIQGIAKQGGTILGTSRTNPFEGDNGGPEKIAEMMDRNGIDSIIAIGGEGTLAAAKRLTDAGLKIVGVPKTIDNDLGATDYTFGFDTAVGIATDAMDRLRTTGDSHGRCMVAEVMGRHVGWIALHSGMAAGAHVILIPEKKTSIEQIVEWVQSAQDRGRAPLVVVAEGFSLDSMDDAHSERGLDAFGRPRLGGIGEMLAPMIEDRTGIETRATTLGHIQRGGTPSAFDRVLATRLGMAAADSVVAEHWGRMVALRGTDIYHVDFAEALGTLKTVPDSRYEEARTLFG from the coding sequence GTGAAGATCGGGATCCTGACCTCCGGGGGCGACTGCCCCGGGCTGAACGCCGTCATCCGCGGTGCCGTGTACAAGGGCATCAAGGTGTACGACCAAGAATTCGTGGGCTTCCGCAACGGGTGGCGCGGAGTGGTCGACGGCGATCTCCTCCCCCTCGGGCGGCCCGAGATCCAGGGCATCGCCAAGCAGGGCGGCACGATCCTCGGCACGAGCCGGACGAACCCCTTCGAGGGCGACAACGGCGGCCCCGAGAAGATCGCCGAGATGATGGACCGCAACGGCATCGACTCGATCATCGCGATCGGCGGCGAGGGCACCCTGGCCGCGGCGAAGCGCCTCACCGACGCGGGCCTCAAGATCGTCGGCGTCCCCAAGACCATCGACAACGACCTCGGCGCCACCGACTACACCTTCGGCTTCGACACCGCCGTCGGCATCGCGACCGACGCGATGGACCGCCTGCGCACCACCGGCGACTCGCACGGCCGCTGCATGGTCGCCGAGGTCATGGGCCGCCACGTCGGCTGGATCGCCCTGCACTCGGGCATGGCCGCCGGCGCGCACGTCATCCTCATCCCCGAGAAGAAGACCTCGATCGAGCAGATCGTGGAGTGGGTGCAGAGCGCCCAGGACCGCGGGCGCGCGCCGCTCGTCGTCGTCGCCGAGGGCTTCTCGCTCGACTCGATGGACGACGCGCACTCCGAGCGCGGCCTCGACGCCTTCGGCCGCCCGCGACTGGGCGGCATCGGCGAGATGCTCGCCCCGATGATCGAGGACCGCACCGGCATCGAGACCCGCGCCACGACCCTCGGCCACATCCAGCGCGGCGGCACGCCCAGCGCCTTCGACCGCGTCCTCGCCACCCGCCTCGGCATGGCCGCCGCCGACTCCGTCGTCGCCGAGCACTGGGGCCGCATGGTCGCCCTGCGCGGCACCGACATCTACCACGTCGACTTCGCCGAGGCCCTCGGCACCCTGAAGACGGTGCCCGACTCCCGCTACGAGGAGGCGCGCACCCTCTTCGGGTAG
- a CDS encoding ferritin-like domain-containing protein — protein sequence MFDTTFIRNAIVRSSETALDRRRFFEATGVAGLGIGAAALASAPAASAEEVAAEGPGDAAVLNFALNLEYLEAEFYLRAVTGSGLASSDTGGTGKLGGVKGGRAVPFKTPWLKSFAREVANDEKAHVKFLRGQLGAAAVARPSINLEASFNAAAAAAGLIPAGGTFDPFLNEQNFLLGAFVFEDVGVTAYKGAAPLIQSKLYLEAAAGILAVEAYHAGAIRSAIYGAGLDVQAGKLSDARDSLDGPTDLDQGVKVGGAANIQPTDANGIAFSRSPGQVLNIVYLNPGPVVQGGFFPDGVNGVVNTASNGGV from the coding sequence ATGTTCGACACCACCTTCATCCGCAACGCGATCGTCAGGAGCTCGGAGACGGCTCTCGACCGTCGCCGCTTCTTCGAGGCCACCGGCGTCGCCGGACTCGGCATCGGAGCGGCGGCACTCGCCTCCGCCCCCGCTGCCTCGGCCGAAGAGGTCGCCGCAGAGGGCCCCGGCGACGCCGCCGTCCTCAACTTCGCGCTCAACCTCGAGTACCTCGAGGCCGAGTTCTACCTCCGCGCCGTCACCGGCTCGGGCCTCGCGAGCAGCGACACCGGCGGCACCGGCAAGCTCGGTGGCGTCAAGGGCGGCCGCGCCGTCCCGTTCAAGACCCCGTGGCTGAAGTCCTTCGCCCGCGAGGTCGCCAACGACGAGAAGGCGCACGTCAAGTTCCTCCGCGGCCAGCTCGGCGCTGCCGCCGTCGCCCGCCCCTCGATCAACCTCGAGGCCAGCTTCAACGCCGCGGCCGCCGCGGCCGGCCTCATCCCCGCGGGCGGCACGTTCGACCCGTTCCTCAACGAGCAGAACTTCCTGCTCGGCGCCTTCGTCTTCGAGGACGTCGGAGTCACCGCCTACAAGGGCGCTGCCCCCCTCATCCAGTCGAAGCTCTACCTGGAGGCGGCCGCCGGCATCCTCGCGGTGGAGGCGTACCACGCCGGTGCCATCCGCTCGGCGATCTACGGCGCTGGTCTCGACGTGCAGGCGGGCAAGCTCTCCGACGCGCGCGACAGCCTCGACGGTCCCACGGACCTCGACCAGGGTGTCAAGGTCGGCGGCGCGGCCAACATCCAGCCCACCGACGCCAACGGCATCGCGTTCAGCCGCAGCCCCGGCCAGGTCCTCAACATCGTGTACCTGAACCCCGGCCCGGTCGTCCAGGGCGGGTTCTTCCCCGACGGCGTCAACGGCGTGGTGAACACCGCCTCCAACGGCGGCGTCTGA
- a CDS encoding DNA-3-methyladenine glycosylase 2 family protein, with translation MSSALPAPVPFLATVYAPAVPVSLALTLRTLLRGSGDPTMLIDATGFWRAFRTPLGPGTLHLRQAADGAVHARAWGEGAEWLIDHVPELLGHGDDWSALDLSAHGPLAEVLRRSAGLRLTRANLVFEMLAPSILEQKVTSTEAWRAYRALVRLHGEPAPGPVPLHVAPSAEQWRRVPSWDWHRAGVDPRRSRTVLTAALVAKGLERTLALGRGGEVVAARLQSVPGIGPWTASEVMMRAHGDPDAVSVGDYHLAAAVGFALTGRLGVDDDGMLELLEPWRGHRQRIIRLIGTSGARKPRHGPRMTIQDHRYH, from the coding sequence GTGTCGTCCGCCCTCCCCGCTCCCGTGCCGTTCCTGGCCACGGTCTATGCGCCGGCCGTGCCGGTGAGCCTCGCGCTCACCCTGCGCACGCTGCTGCGCGGCTCGGGCGACCCCACGATGCTGATCGACGCGACCGGCTTCTGGCGCGCCTTCCGCACGCCGCTCGGCCCCGGCACGCTCCATCTGCGCCAGGCGGCCGACGGCGCCGTGCACGCGCGCGCCTGGGGCGAGGGCGCCGAGTGGCTGATCGATCACGTGCCCGAGCTGCTCGGCCACGGCGACGACTGGAGCGCGCTCGATCTCTCCGCGCACGGTCCGCTGGCCGAGGTGCTGCGCCGCTCGGCCGGGCTGCGGCTGACCCGGGCCAACCTCGTCTTCGAGATGCTGGCGCCGTCGATCCTGGAGCAGAAGGTCACCAGCACGGAGGCGTGGCGCGCCTACCGCGCGCTCGTCCGGCTGCACGGCGAGCCGGCTCCGGGGCCGGTGCCGCTGCACGTGGCGCCGTCGGCCGAGCAGTGGCGGCGGGTCCCGTCCTGGGACTGGCACCGGGCCGGCGTGGACCCGCGGCGCTCGCGCACCGTGCTCACGGCCGCGCTGGTGGCGAAGGGGCTCGAGCGCACGCTGGCCCTCGGTCGCGGCGGCGAGGTCGTGGCCGCGCGGCTGCAGTCGGTGCCCGGCATCGGGCCGTGGACGGCCTCCGAGGTGATGATGCGCGCCCACGGCGACCCGGACGCGGTGAGCGTGGGCGACTACCACCTGGCCGCCGCGGTCGGCTTCGCGCTGACGGGGCGCCTCGGCGTCGACGACGACGGCATGCTCGAGCTGCTCGAGCCGTGGCGCGGGCACCGGCAGCGGATCATCCGCCTGATCGGGACGAGCGGCGCCCGGAAGCCCCGGCACGGTCCGCGGATGACGATCCAGGACCACCGGTACCACTGA
- a CDS encoding NAD(P)/FAD-dependent oxidoreductase has protein sequence MARRDRHRPRDVSERSGTAPGPLRSDTPAAVDPSVDVVIVGAGHNGLVAAAYLAQAGLDVLVLERGAHAGGATVSEYPFRGVEARLSRYSYLVSLLPPSILADLRVDVPLVRRRYSSYTPDPGDPTRGLLVDTGDAAATAESFARMGTPEDAETFADFSRHTSRLARALWPTLTQPLLRREEARRLVGEDAIWRAMIERPIGEVIERDIAGDAARGVLLTDALIGTFAGAADADLAQNRCLLYHVIGGGTGDWDVPVGGMGSVSGALERAARNAGARILTGAEVTGVDPAGDVVYRRGPRSRRVRARFVLSNVAPFVLDRLLGGGGPVVRPEGAQVKVNLVLRRLPRLRDESVAPEAAFGGTFHVNEGYRQLEDARSAAEQGRLPSPIPCEIYCHSLTDPTILSPELAATGAHTLTVFALHTPDRLLTGDGAPMREELEAAVLDSIDSVLAEPIRDLLLADADGKPCVETRTTRDLEESLGLPGGHIFHGPLSWPFAEDDEPLDTPAQRWGVATEHPRVLLCGAGARRGGGVSGIGGHNAAMAVLEALGA, from the coding sequence ATGGCCCGACGCGACAGGCACCGCCCCCGAGACGTCTCCGAGCGCAGCGGCACCGCGCCCGGCCCGCTGCGCTCCGACACCCCCGCCGCGGTCGATCCCTCGGTCGACGTCGTGATCGTCGGCGCCGGCCACAACGGCCTGGTCGCCGCGGCCTACCTCGCGCAGGCCGGGCTCGACGTCCTCGTCCTCGAGCGCGGCGCGCACGCCGGCGGCGCGACCGTCTCGGAGTACCCGTTCCGCGGCGTCGAGGCGCGGCTCAGCCGCTACTCCTACCTCGTCAGCCTGCTGCCGCCGTCGATCCTCGCCGATCTGCGGGTCGACGTGCCGCTCGTGCGCCGCCGCTACTCCTCCTACACACCCGACCCCGGCGATCCGACGCGCGGGCTGCTCGTCGACACCGGCGACGCCGCGGCGACCGCCGAGTCCTTCGCGCGGATGGGCACGCCGGAGGACGCCGAGACCTTCGCCGACTTCTCCCGGCACACCTCCCGGCTGGCGCGCGCGCTCTGGCCGACGCTCACCCAGCCGCTGCTGCGCCGCGAGGAGGCGCGGCGGCTGGTCGGCGAGGACGCGATCTGGCGGGCGATGATCGAGCGCCCGATCGGCGAGGTGATCGAGCGGGACATCGCCGGCGACGCGGCCCGCGGCGTCCTGCTCACCGACGCGCTGATCGGGACCTTCGCCGGGGCCGCGGACGCCGACCTCGCGCAGAACCGCTGCCTGCTCTACCACGTGATCGGCGGTGGCACCGGCGACTGGGACGTCCCGGTCGGCGGCATGGGCAGCGTCTCGGGCGCGCTGGAGCGGGCGGCCCGGAACGCCGGCGCGCGCATCCTCACCGGCGCCGAGGTGACGGGCGTCGACCCCGCGGGCGACGTCGTCTACCGCCGCGGGCCGCGGAGCCGCCGGGTGCGGGCGCGGTTCGTGCTCTCGAACGTCGCCCCGTTCGTCCTCGACCGGCTGCTCGGCGGCGGCGGCCCCGTCGTCCGCCCCGAGGGCGCCCAGGTGAAGGTGAACCTCGTGCTGCGCCGCCTGCCGCGTCTGCGCGACGAGAGCGTCGCCCCGGAGGCGGCCTTCGGCGGGACCTTCCACGTCAACGAGGGCTACCGGCAGCTCGAGGACGCCCGCAGCGCGGCCGAGCAGGGCCGCCTCCCCTCGCCGATCCCCTGCGAGATCTACTGCCACTCGCTGACCGACCCGACGATCCTCTCGCCCGAGCTCGCCGCGACCGGCGCGCACACCCTCACCGTCTTCGCCCTGCACACCCCCGACCGGCTGCTGACCGGCGACGGTGCTCCGATGCGCGAGGAGCTCGAGGCAGCGGTCCTCGACTCGATCGACTCGGTGCTCGCGGAGCCGATCCGCGACCTGCTGCTCGCCGACGCCGACGGGAAGCCCTGCGTCGAGACGCGGACGACCCGCGACCTGGAGGAGAGCCTCGGCCTGCCCGGCGGCCACATCTTCCACGGACCGCTGTCCTGGCCGTTCGCGGAGGACGACGAGCCGCTGGACACCCCGGCCCAGCGCTGGGGCGTCGCCACCGAGCACCCGCGGGTGCTGCTCTGCGGCGCAGGGGCGCGCCGGGGCGGCGGCGTCTCGGGGATCGGCGGCCACAACGCGGCGATGGCGGTGCTGGAGGCGCTCGGCGCCTGA